A single region of the Streptomyces sp. AM 4-1-1 genome encodes:
- a CDS encoding helix-turn-helix transcriptional regulator gives MSERDLVGPASDGTADTPRCTGTGRGGHRPPRETVAQRSQRPLPDARPAPQPPDALPAEIRLGLALRRLRLEEGLSLRALARRLGYSAHSAIADFEGGRRLPSEALVRSCESVFAVPPGTLLALRREALADRAGQLAGGGPVPAARPVENPATTEPTGTGSQDGPAHPEAVGHGTAGATALPSAVAELTAVLRRRTHQWWTGAAPAPVVRTDVERKGVELIRAMASSLAVVGASLLLSAMAPDAPVRDGYVRAADAPHDLEDNTPPEVGQALA, from the coding sequence ATGAGCGAGCGAGACCTGGTGGGACCCGCGTCGGACGGAACCGCCGACACACCGCGATGTACCGGCACCGGACGCGGTGGGCACCGGCCGCCGCGGGAAACGGTCGCGCAGCGGTCGCAAAGACCCCTGCCCGACGCGCGGCCCGCCCCACAGCCGCCGGACGCGCTTCCGGCCGAAATCCGGCTGGGGCTTGCCCTGCGCAGGTTGCGGCTGGAAGAAGGCTTGTCGTTACGGGCGCTCGCGCGTCGGCTGGGTTACAGCGCGCACAGCGCGATCGCCGATTTCGAGGGCGGACGCAGGCTTCCGTCGGAAGCGCTGGTCCGGTCCTGCGAGTCGGTCTTCGCCGTGCCCCCGGGCACCCTGCTGGCACTGCGCCGTGAAGCGCTCGCCGACCGGGCGGGCCAGCTGGCCGGTGGCGGGCCGGTACCGGCCGCCCGCCCCGTCGAGAACCCCGCGACCACGGAACCGACCGGTACCGGGTCACAGGACGGACCGGCGCACCCGGAAGCCGTCGGCCACGGGACCGCGGGCGCCACGGCGCTCCCGTCGGCCGTCGCGGAACTCACAGCCGTCCTGCGGCGACGCACCCATCAGTGGTGGACCGGCGCCGCCCCGGCCCCGGTGGTCCGAACCGACGTGGAACGCAAGGGCGTTGAGCTGATACGGGCCATGGCCTCTTCGCTCGCCGTGGTGGGCGCGAGCCTGCTGCTGTCGGCCATGGCGCCGGACGCCCCCGTGCGGGACGGATACGTCCGCGCGGCCGACGCCCCGCACGATCTGGAGGACAACACGCCCCCGGAGGTCGGCCAGGCCCTGGCCTGA
- a CDS encoding LLM class flavin-dependent oxidoreductase codes for MPGTSDRKPLHLNAFLMSTGHHEASWRLPGSQARANADIEHYKHLARVAERGRLDSVFLADSPVLMGDPGRRPAATLEPTVLLTALAGATRHIGLIATASTSYNEPFNLARRFASLDHVSGGRAGWNIVTTAGADAARNFGLDDTPPHHDRYRRAAEFVEVSTKLWDSWADDAVVADKERGVHALAARVRRIGHTGEFFRVDGPLNVQRPPQGYPLLVQAGSSEDGKDFAARYAEAVFTAQQTLEEGVAFYKDVKQRARLIGRDPDGLKILPGIVPVIGDTEAQALELDAELDRLIVPEYAKVQLARSLGLAPEELDLDAELPDDIPTEDEIEGAKSRYTLIVELARREHLTVRQLIGRLGGGRGHRTFAGTAEQVADTIGHWYDSGAADGFNIMPAVLPSGLEVFVDRVVPILQERGLFRTEYTGSTLREHYGLPRPANRLFDTVDRREEYVGVGLAAEAG; via the coding sequence ATGCCCGGCACGTCTGACCGCAAGCCCCTGCACCTCAACGCGTTCCTGATGTCCACCGGCCACCACGAGGCGTCCTGGCGGCTGCCTGGGAGCCAGGCCAGGGCCAACGCGGACATCGAGCACTACAAGCACCTGGCCAGGGTCGCCGAACGCGGCCGGCTCGACTCGGTGTTCCTGGCGGACAGCCCGGTCCTGATGGGCGACCCGGGCCGGCGCCCCGCCGCCACGCTGGAGCCCACCGTCCTGCTGACGGCGCTGGCCGGCGCCACCCGGCACATCGGTCTCATCGCGACCGCGTCCACCAGCTACAACGAGCCGTTCAACCTGGCCCGCCGGTTCGCCTCGCTCGACCATGTCTCCGGCGGCCGGGCCGGCTGGAACATCGTCACCACGGCCGGCGCCGACGCGGCCCGCAACTTCGGGCTCGACGACACGCCACCGCATCACGACCGCTACCGCAGGGCCGCCGAGTTCGTCGAGGTCTCCACCAAACTCTGGGACAGCTGGGCCGACGACGCGGTGGTCGCCGACAAGGAACGCGGCGTCCACGCCCTCGCCGCACGCGTGCGGCGCATCGGCCACACCGGTGAGTTCTTCCGGGTCGACGGCCCGCTCAACGTACAACGCCCGCCACAGGGCTACCCGTTGCTGGTGCAGGCCGGGTCCAGCGAGGACGGCAAGGACTTCGCGGCCCGCTACGCGGAGGCGGTGTTCACCGCGCAGCAGACACTGGAGGAGGGCGTCGCCTTCTACAAGGACGTCAAACAGCGCGCCCGGCTCATCGGCCGTGACCCGGACGGACTCAAGATCCTCCCCGGCATCGTGCCCGTCATCGGCGACACCGAGGCGCAGGCCCTGGAGCTGGACGCCGAACTGGACCGGCTGATCGTGCCCGAGTACGCCAAGGTCCAGCTGGCGCGGAGTCTGGGACTCGCACCCGAGGAACTGGACCTCGACGCCGAACTCCCCGACGACATCCCCACCGAGGACGAGATCGAGGGCGCCAAGAGTCGCTACACCCTCATCGTGGAACTGGCCCGGCGCGAGCACCTGACGGTACGTCAGCTCATCGGGCGACTCGGAGGCGGCCGGGGGCACCGCACCTTCGCCGGTACGGCCGAGCAGGTCGCCGACACCATCGGGCACTGGTACGACAGCGGCGCGGCCGACGGCTTCAACATCATGCCCGCCGTGCTCCCCTCCGGCCTTGAGGTCTTCGTCGACCGGGTGGTCCCGATCCTCCAGGAACGCGGCCTGTTCCGTACCGAGTACACCGGCAGCACCCTCCGCGAGCACTACGGACTGCCCCGCCCCGCCAACCGCCTCTTCGACACCGTCGACCGCCGCGAGGAGTACGTCGGGGTCGGGCTCGCCGCCGAGGCGGGGTGA
- a CDS encoding tetratricopeptide repeat protein — protein MSAEGATSTGADRHILLVGAHRRDRAARCRELVLPPPLLPAVSAHRRLRGPYTAAGTLMRAVVPGVFAERPDLVSTHEVEILSVAPELRDLVPASLETLTSLASPAERTRYYSRLRTRRIAHGLTDFLLAVLSADGTGSRSVFVDALDQADPTDREFVAVLLRRMPARLLTLVVGGTEALLVPPVPDERLEPGTKGNEELSPSVLERHCRRVDAPRSSQGAAGGAEMSGDGPDEAAAAAAERYVNGDGTDDELLAAYLRAPLSARRELHDLRAAELRADGQRSWAFGAIPYHLMHGADPLGAGTAALLDAMDDCMRHGFYDAAIDFCDRGRALVDRERDFGLWWKLTRKLPTCLSAMGRAEEAEAICDEARARTRDAAIHIECAYATAMLYTRHREAGRRDHVRAMAWINEAIAIASLLPDPKDRAFNTVFHSNGLALIEAHRKRPLAALDLVTSGIATLDRELGADEHHLHRSVLRHNRAQVLTALGRLDEALTDLRAVVEVDPYYPEYHFDLANLLRRAGRWQEALDEYRTALRLGPPFPEAYYNRGDLRNELGDTEGALEDFTLVLELDPDFTDAYVNRSGIHLAAGDLAAAERDALAGLVESPDNPHLLAVLGQVHGEREEHEAARAAFDRALAADPDLVAALCGRATVAHATGHAAIALADLERAVALAPDDPAVRFNHAYLLQDAGRWQEALAELDIAAGLAPDDPDVLLARDDCRARVTVS, from the coding sequence TTGTCCGCTGAAGGAGCCACGTCGACGGGTGCCGACCGGCACATCCTCCTCGTCGGAGCACATCGCCGCGACCGGGCGGCGCGCTGCCGGGAGCTGGTCCTGCCGCCGCCCCTGCTGCCGGCGGTGTCCGCCCACCGGCGGCTGCGCGGCCCGTACACGGCGGCCGGGACACTGATGCGCGCCGTGGTGCCCGGTGTCTTCGCCGAGCGGCCGGACCTGGTGAGTACCCATGAGGTCGAAATCCTAAGCGTGGCACCGGAGTTGCGTGATCTCGTACCGGCCTCCCTGGAAACGCTCACCTCCCTCGCCTCACCCGCCGAGCGCACCCGCTACTACTCCCGTCTGCGCACACGGCGGATCGCGCACGGGCTCACCGACTTCCTGCTCGCGGTGCTGTCCGCCGACGGGACGGGGTCCCGTTCCGTGTTCGTGGACGCATTGGACCAGGCCGATCCGACCGACCGGGAGTTCGTGGCGGTGCTGCTGCGGCGGATGCCCGCCCGACTGTTGACCCTGGTGGTGGGCGGTACGGAGGCGCTGCTCGTTCCGCCGGTCCCCGACGAGCGGCTGGAGCCGGGCACCAAGGGGAACGAGGAACTGTCGCCCTCGGTGCTGGAACGGCACTGCCGTCGCGTGGACGCCCCCCGGTCGTCGCAGGGCGCAGCCGGCGGTGCGGAGATGTCCGGGGACGGGCCGGACGAGGCGGCGGCGGCGGCGGCCGAACGGTACGTCAACGGGGACGGAACCGACGACGAGCTGCTGGCCGCGTATCTGCGCGCACCGCTGTCGGCGCGGCGGGAACTGCACGACCTGCGGGCCGCCGAACTGCGGGCCGACGGCCAGCGCTCATGGGCCTTCGGGGCGATCCCGTACCACCTGATGCACGGCGCGGACCCGCTCGGCGCGGGTACGGCCGCGCTGCTCGACGCCATGGACGACTGCATGCGTCACGGGTTCTACGACGCCGCCATCGACTTCTGCGACCGGGGCCGCGCCCTGGTCGACCGGGAGCGGGACTTCGGCCTGTGGTGGAAGCTCACCAGGAAGCTCCCCACCTGTCTGTCCGCGATGGGCCGGGCCGAGGAGGCCGAGGCGATCTGCGACGAGGCACGGGCCCGCACCCGCGACGCGGCCATCCACATCGAGTGCGCCTACGCGACCGCCATGCTCTACACCCGTCACCGCGAGGCCGGACGCCGGGACCACGTCCGCGCGATGGCCTGGATCAACGAGGCCATCGCGATCGCCTCGCTGCTGCCCGATCCGAAGGACCGCGCCTTCAACACGGTCTTCCACAGCAACGGTCTGGCCCTCATCGAGGCACACCGCAAACGACCGCTGGCGGCGCTCGACCTCGTCACCTCGGGCATAGCCACCCTCGACCGCGAACTCGGCGCGGACGAGCACCATCTGCACCGGTCCGTGCTGCGCCACAACCGGGCACAGGTGCTGACCGCGCTCGGCCGGCTGGACGAGGCGCTGACCGATCTGCGCGCGGTCGTCGAGGTCGACCCGTACTACCCCGAGTACCACTTCGACCTCGCCAACCTGCTGCGCCGGGCCGGACGTTGGCAGGAGGCCCTGGACGAGTACCGGACGGCGCTGCGTCTCGGTCCGCCGTTCCCCGAGGCGTACTACAACCGGGGTGACCTGCGGAACGAACTCGGCGACACCGAGGGCGCGTTGGAGGATTTCACCCTGGTCCTGGAACTCGACCCCGACTTCACGGACGCCTATGTGAACCGGTCCGGCATCCATCTGGCGGCGGGCGACCTGGCGGCGGCCGAGCGCGACGCGCTCGCGGGCCTGGTGGAGTCGCCGGACAATCCCCATCTCCTGGCGGTGCTCGGCCAGGTGCACGGTGAACGTGAGGAGCACGAGGCGGCGCGGGCGGCGTTCGACCGGGCGCTGGCCGCCGATCCCGATCTCGTCGCGGCGCTGTGCGGCCGGGCCACCGTCGCCCATGCCACCGGCCACGCGGCGATCGCGCTGGCCGACCTGGAACGCGCGGTGGCCCTGGCCCCGGACGATCCCGCCGTGCGGTTCAACCACGCGTATCTGCTCCAGGACGCGGGGCGCTGGCAGGAGGCACTGGCCGAACTCGACATCGCGGCCGGGCTCGCGCCGGACGACCCGGACGTGCTGCTCGCCCGTGACGACTGCAGGGCCCGGGTCACCGTGTCCTGA
- a CDS encoding DinB family protein — protein sequence MNTATILADAFERIKETVHGAVEGLSPDDLNARIDEGANSIAWLVWHLTRVQDDHLADAAGTEQVWFDEDWAARFELPFEEGATGYGQSSEEVGAVRVESAELLLGYHDAVHERSVGFVRGLDDKALDRVVDENWSPPVTLGVRLISVISDDLQHAGQAAFVRGSLKRR from the coding sequence ATGAACACCGCAACGATTTTGGCGGATGCGTTCGAGCGCATCAAGGAAACGGTGCACGGCGCGGTCGAGGGCCTCTCCCCGGACGACCTCAACGCCCGGATCGACGAGGGGGCGAACTCGATCGCCTGGCTCGTCTGGCACCTCACCCGGGTCCAGGACGATCACCTCGCGGACGCGGCGGGGACCGAACAGGTCTGGTTCGACGAGGACTGGGCCGCCCGCTTCGAGCTGCCCTTCGAGGAGGGCGCGACCGGCTACGGTCAGAGCAGCGAGGAGGTCGGGGCCGTACGGGTGGAATCGGCGGAGCTGCTGCTCGGCTACCACGACGCCGTGCACGAGCGGAGCGTCGGCTTCGTCCGAGGACTCGACGACAAGGCGCTGGACCGCGTCGTGGACGAGAACTGGTCGCCCCCGGTGACGCTCGGGGTGCGCCTGATCAGCGTGATCTCGGACGACCTCCAGCACGCGGGCCAGGCGGCCTTCGTCCGGGGCTCGCTGAAGCGTCGCTGA
- a CDS encoding cold shock domain-containing protein: MASGRVVRFDGARGYGFIAPDHGGEDVFLHVNEMLIPESYVRSGTAVEFEVEEGGRGLKASSVRLAEGPDGTPLTPPPVAPAVAVPSVPRQTDGDDSLCDVLGADEYLSEVTEILLKAAPSLTGEQILQIRGGLARFGKSHGWTEN, translated from the coding sequence ATGGCTTCTGGTCGTGTGGTCCGGTTCGACGGAGCCCGGGGGTACGGGTTCATCGCTCCCGATCACGGTGGAGAGGATGTCTTCCTGCATGTGAACGAGATGCTGATCCCCGAGTCCTACGTGCGTTCCGGCACGGCGGTCGAGTTCGAGGTCGAAGAGGGGGGCCGGGGGCTCAAGGCGTCGTCCGTCCGCCTCGCGGAGGGACCGGACGGTACACCGCTGACACCGCCGCCCGTCGCTCCGGCCGTCGCGGTGCCCTCCGTGCCCCGGCAGACGGACGGTGACGACTCGCTGTGCGACGTGCTCGGAGCCGACGAGTACCTCAGCGAGGTGACCGAGATCCTGCTCAAGGCCGCGCCCTCGCTCACTGGTGAGCAGATCCTGCAGATCCGCGGTGGGCTGGCGAGGTTCGGGAAGAGCCACGGTTGGACGGAGAACTGA
- a CDS encoding CGNR zinc finger domain-containing protein, with protein MNLNHVFVCGNPALDFAATLRARRSARFEMFATPDRLEAWYLESGVVDAVSPAQQEDVDRATTVREAVYRLVTARRLGEEYGDDALAVLNDAARRPTAAPQLTPSGRWTTATPEEALAAVARQAVELLSGPDMPLLKECGNPECTRVYIDRSRGMRRQWCGMESCGNKIKAAAYRARKRSAPAATAH; from the coding sequence GTGAACCTGAACCATGTCTTCGTGTGCGGCAACCCGGCCCTCGACTTCGCGGCCACGCTGCGGGCGCGCCGGTCGGCGCGGTTCGAGATGTTCGCGACGCCGGACCGGCTGGAGGCGTGGTACCTGGAGTCCGGCGTCGTCGATGCCGTCTCACCCGCCCAGCAGGAGGATGTCGACCGCGCGACGACCGTACGGGAGGCCGTCTACCGGCTGGTCACGGCCCGGCGTCTCGGCGAGGAGTACGGCGACGACGCGCTGGCGGTGCTGAACGACGCGGCCCGCAGGCCGACGGCGGCGCCGCAGCTCACCCCGTCCGGGCGCTGGACGACGGCGACGCCGGAAGAGGCCCTGGCCGCTGTGGCACGGCAGGCCGTCGAACTCCTGAGCGGGCCGGACATGCCGCTGCTCAAGGAGTGCGGCAACCCCGAGTGCACACGCGTCTACATCGACCGCTCGCGGGGCATGCGGCGGCAGTGGTGCGGCATGGAGTCCTGCGGGAACAAGATCAAGGCGGCGGCCTACCGCGCCCGTAAGAGGAGTGCCCCCGCCGCGACAGCACACTGA
- a CDS encoding ABC transporter ATP-binding protein: MATHTGGLTRPGPRPTPAKNHPAPPTDGSAPAVRTTGLVRGFGGRTILRELDLTIPKGQFTALLGRSGSGKSTLLRAVARLDHTVEGSGELVVPDRVSLSFQDSRLLPWLRLVDNVVLGLRGPGTRERGLTALAEVGLAGRERAWPHELSGGEQQRAALARALVRDPELLLADEPFGALDALTRIKMHGLLRELYERHRPAVLLVTHDVDEAVELADRVLVLEDGRISVDLAVELPTPRVRRDPRFQEYRDTLLAALGVTPPPVPSDERKTHARHV; this comes from the coding sequence ATGGCGACGCACACTGGCGGGCTGACCCGCCCGGGCCCCCGCCCCACACCCGCGAAGAACCACCCGGCACCCCCCACCGACGGCTCCGCGCCCGCCGTCCGGACGACCGGACTGGTCCGGGGATTCGGCGGCAGGACCATCCTCCGCGAACTCGATCTCACCATCCCCAAGGGGCAGTTCACCGCCCTGCTCGGCCGCAGCGGCTCCGGCAAGTCCACCCTGCTGAGGGCCGTGGCCCGCCTCGACCACACGGTCGAAGGTTCGGGTGAACTCGTCGTCCCCGACCGGGTGTCGCTCTCCTTCCAGGACTCGCGGCTGCTTCCCTGGCTGCGCCTGGTCGACAACGTCGTCCTGGGACTGCGCGGCCCCGGGACCAGGGAACGCGGTCTCACCGCACTCGCCGAGGTCGGCCTCGCGGGGCGCGAACGCGCCTGGCCCCATGAACTCTCCGGTGGCGAACAGCAGCGCGCCGCACTCGCCCGCGCCCTGGTGCGTGACCCCGAACTCCTGCTCGCCGACGAGCCGTTCGGGGCACTCGACGCGCTCACCCGGATCAAGATGCACGGACTGCTGCGCGAGCTGTACGAGCGGCACAGGCCCGCCGTCCTGCTGGTCACCCACGACGTGGACGAAGCCGTCGAACTCGCCGACCGGGTCCTCGTGCTGGAGGACGGCCGGATCTCCGTGGACCTGGCCGTCGAGCTGCCGACCCCGCGCGTCCGGCGCGACCCCCGCTTCCAGGAGTACCGCGACACGCTGCTCGCCGCGCTCGGCGTGACACCACCCCCCGTCCCTTCCGATGAGAGGAAGACCCATGCCCGGCACGTCTGA
- a CDS encoding ABC transporter substrate-binding protein, protein MSQQLAYAMVGRRSFLALAGGTVLGLAACSPQTGTVARSETVGKLPSGAPPPDTKLSVAVRTTRLQLKPSGLDKEVPFKVSEWPNLNAGPDIIQGFRARSIDLAANAGIPPIQANAIGVDAKIVAVQVRNEPIYVFATAPGSSLTDVADFRGKKIAFSQGQAQGVVVLRALKKAGLSNDDVELVALPSTQFLTALQSGQVDVAPLAEPTLTKYLDQYGKDGARAVTTDVVDLLVVLWAPTDVLNDPAKAAAVRSFIPVWARGQVWAWEHTDQWIDTYYVKDQGVTEEDGARIVASLRAPTFPVSWDKAIAWEQETADLMAEGGFVPEQDVTGLFDRRFEGLAATAVPARYRETS, encoded by the coding sequence ATGTCTCAGCAACTCGCGTACGCAATGGTCGGCCGCAGATCCTTTCTCGCCCTCGCGGGCGGGACGGTCCTGGGCCTCGCCGCCTGCTCTCCACAGACCGGTACGGTCGCCCGGAGCGAAACGGTCGGAAAGCTCCCCTCGGGTGCTCCACCGCCCGATACGAAACTCTCCGTCGCGGTCCGCACCACCCGGCTCCAGCTGAAACCATCGGGGCTCGACAAGGAGGTGCCCTTCAAGGTCTCCGAGTGGCCCAATCTGAATGCCGGACCCGACATCATCCAGGGATTTCGTGCCCGGTCCATCGATCTGGCGGCCAATGCCGGAATTCCGCCGATACAGGCCAACGCCATCGGCGTCGACGCGAAGATCGTCGCCGTACAGGTGCGCAACGAGCCGATCTACGTCTTCGCCACCGCGCCCGGTTCGTCCCTCACCGACGTGGCGGACTTCCGGGGCAAGAAGATCGCCTTCTCCCAGGGACAGGCCCAGGGCGTGGTCGTCCTGCGCGCGCTGAAGAAGGCCGGGCTGAGCAACGACGACGTCGAACTGGTCGCCCTGCCCAGCACCCAGTTCCTCACCGCCCTCCAGTCCGGACAGGTGGACGTCGCCCCGCTGGCCGAGCCCACGCTGACCAAGTACCTCGATCAGTACGGGAAGGACGGCGCCCGCGCGGTGACCACCGACGTCGTGGACCTGCTGGTCGTGCTCTGGGCGCCCACCGACGTGCTGAACGACCCGGCGAAGGCCGCGGCCGTCCGCAGCTTCATCCCGGTCTGGGCGCGCGGCCAGGTATGGGCGTGGGAGCACACCGACCAGTGGATCGACACCTACTACGTCAAGGACCAGGGGGTCACCGAGGAGGACGGCGCACGCATCGTCGCCTCACTGCGCGCGCCGACGTTCCCGGTGAGCTGGGACAAGGCCATCGCGTGGGAGCAGGAGACCGCCGATCTGATGGCGGAGGGCGGCTTCGTACCGGAACAGGACGTCACCGGACTGTTCGACCGTCGCTTCGAGGGGCTGGCCGCGACCGCGGTACCCGCCCGCTACCGGGAGACGTCATGA
- a CDS encoding ROK family transcriptional regulator has product MKSLSAPARRPAHLRRSDIPAPAPTRRPTGTGSVLGAILDHGPVARSTVARLTGLSPASVTGHVGRLLARGLVRESAETAGPGGRGRPHVPVEIDTGRHLVAGAHIAVAHSTVTLMDLRGRIVAEERRPHRGTGPDQVLADLAARLPPMVSGHAAGRTVLALGVATGHRVDPVAGTVVEHPQLRWRDVPVREVLAAATGLPVHVDNHSRALARAEQMFGEASTRASTVLLFVGAVVDAAFATEGTMHRGPRSGAGSVAHLPLGLRSGPGAAEPCGCGRPGCLQSEVSEPAMVRHALERGLPVRSFPDLLELALTGEERAVALFRRRAGLVGRAAALLLDMFDPEVLVVVEPGVGRLPHCLADLRAEVAERSWVCGAPERAVVPSSFTGSVLATAGGAVALDALYVDP; this is encoded by the coding sequence GTGAAAAGTCTCTCCGCACCCGCCCGTCGCCCTGCCCACCTGCGTCGGTCCGACATACCGGCCCCCGCCCCGACCCGCCGTCCCACGGGTACCGGTTCGGTGCTCGGCGCGATCCTCGACCACGGGCCCGTCGCCCGCTCCACCGTCGCCCGGCTCACCGGTCTGTCACCCGCCTCCGTCACCGGACACGTCGGCCGTCTGCTCGCCCGCGGACTGGTCCGCGAGAGCGCCGAGACCGCCGGGCCCGGCGGACGCGGCCGGCCGCACGTCCCCGTCGAGATCGACACCGGCCGCCATCTGGTCGCCGGTGCGCACATCGCGGTCGCCCACTCGACGGTCACGCTGATGGACCTGCGCGGCCGGATCGTCGCCGAGGAGCGGCGCCCGCACCGGGGGACCGGCCCGGACCAGGTGCTCGCCGACCTGGCAGCGCGCCTGCCCCCGATGGTCTCCGGCCACGCGGCGGGCCGAACCGTGCTCGCCCTCGGCGTGGCCACCGGGCACCGCGTCGATCCGGTGGCCGGGACCGTGGTGGAGCATCCGCAGCTCCGCTGGCGCGATGTTCCGGTACGGGAGGTGCTCGCGGCGGCGACCGGGCTGCCGGTCCACGTGGACAACCACTCCCGGGCGCTGGCACGGGCCGAGCAGATGTTCGGCGAGGCGTCGACCCGGGCCAGCACCGTGCTCCTGTTCGTCGGCGCCGTCGTGGACGCCGCCTTCGCCACCGAGGGAACCATGCACCGGGGGCCGCGCTCGGGAGCGGGCAGCGTCGCGCATCTGCCCCTGGGCCTCCGGAGCGGGCCCGGCGCGGCCGAGCCCTGCGGCTGCGGCCGGCCCGGCTGCCTCCAGTCCGAGGTGTCGGAGCCCGCCATGGTGCGGCACGCGCTCGAACGCGGCCTGCCCGTCAGGTCGTTCCCCGATCTGCTCGAACTGGCGCTGACCGGTGAGGAGCGGGCGGTGGCCCTCTTCCGTCGCCGGGCCGGGCTGGTCGGACGGGCGGCGGCCCTGCTCCTCGACATGTTCGACCCCGAAGTGCTGGTGGTGGTCGAGCCCGGGGTGGGGCGGCTGCCGCACTGCCTGGCCGACCTGCGGGCCGAAGTGGCGGAGCGCTCCTGGGTCTGTGGCGCACCGGAACGAGCGGTGGTGCCGAGCAGCTTCACCGGCTCGGTACTGGCCACCGCGGGCGGGGCGGTGGCACTCGACGCCCTGTACGTGGACCCCTGA
- a CDS encoding flavin reductase family protein — MPLSGETLTVTVPSYATTAAATGIAPDHFKRAFRRYPAGVVVVTADAGHGPVGFTATSLSSLSLSPPLVSFGVAETSSSWPHIERATTAVVNFLGAEQEGLARTFATSGIDRFAAPTDWRRLPGGEPVLGGVTGWLRLTIEQLVPAGDHRIVVARVVDSWLDEGRGPLLFHDGAYRSV; from the coding sequence ATGCCCCTCTCGGGAGAGACGTTGACTGTCACCGTGCCCTCGTACGCCACCACGGCCGCCGCGACCGGCATCGCCCCTGACCACTTCAAACGGGCGTTCCGCCGCTATCCCGCGGGCGTGGTCGTCGTCACCGCCGACGCGGGCCACGGCCCGGTCGGATTCACCGCCACCTCGCTCAGCTCGCTGTCCCTGTCCCCGCCGCTGGTGTCCTTCGGCGTCGCCGAGACCTCCTCGTCCTGGCCGCACATCGAACGGGCCACCACCGCGGTCGTCAACTTCCTCGGCGCCGAACAGGAGGGACTGGCGAGGACGTTCGCCACCAGTGGCATCGACCGCTTCGCCGCGCCGACCGACTGGCGCCGGCTGCCCGGGGGCGAGCCGGTCCTCGGCGGTGTGACCGGCTGGCTGCGGCTCACGATCGAACAACTGGTCCCGGCCGGAGACCACCGCATCGTCGTGGCCCGGGTCGTCGACTCCTGGCTCGACGAGGGACGCGGCCCGCTTCTCTTCCACGACGGCGCCTACCGCTCCGTCTGA
- a CDS encoding ABC transporter permease yields the protein MTEVLENTRLQGPAATGPEPSGPATARRSPTARTAVRSTRRRLGPGRALPFGRLIGPVLVVAVWWAASASGHLDPRILSGPGAVAATAGDLIAAGRLQDHVLISLQRAGLGLFFGVVAGAALAVLAGLSRTGEYLVDGPLQIKRAIPALAMLPLLILWLGIGEQMKVTVIALGVAVSMYVNTYAALTAIDSRYVELAEGLDLSRAQFVRKVVVPGSLPGFFVGLRLGVTASWLGLIVVEQINATSGIGYMMFQAQQYAQSDVIIVGLVAYGTFGYVSDAAVRTIERKVLSWRRTLAG from the coding sequence ATGACCGAAGTGCTGGAGAACACACGCCTCCAGGGCCCGGCGGCCACCGGACCGGAGCCGTCCGGCCCGGCCACTGCCCGCCGTTCCCCGACGGCCCGCACCGCCGTCCGCAGCACCCGCAGACGCCTGGGCCCCGGCCGGGCCCTGCCGTTCGGCCGGCTGATCGGCCCGGTGCTGGTGGTCGCCGTCTGGTGGGCGGCCTCCGCCTCCGGCCACCTCGACCCGCGCATCCTCTCCGGCCCCGGCGCCGTGGCGGCGACCGCCGGGGACCTGATCGCCGCCGGCCGGCTCCAGGACCATGTGCTGATCTCCCTGCAACGCGCCGGACTCGGCCTGTTCTTCGGAGTCGTCGCCGGGGCGGCGCTCGCCGTCCTGGCCGGACTCAGCCGCACCGGGGAATACCTCGTCGACGGCCCGCTCCAGATCAAACGCGCCATCCCCGCACTGGCGATGCTCCCCCTGCTGATCCTCTGGCTCGGCATCGGTGAGCAGATGAAGGTCACCGTGATCGCGCTCGGCGTCGCGGTGAGCATGTACGTCAACACCTACGCCGCGCTGACCGCCATCGACAGCCGGTACGTGGAGCTGGCCGAAGGACTCGACCTGAGCCGGGCGCAGTTCGTCCGCAAGGTCGTCGTACCCGGCTCCCTGCCCGGCTTCTTCGTCGGACTGCGGCTCGGAGTGACCGCGTCCTGGCTGGGCCTGATCGTGGTCGAGCAGATCAACGCCACCAGCGGCATCGGCTACATGATGTTCCAGGCCCAGCAGTACGCCCAGTCCGACGTGATCATCGTGGGACTGGTGGCCTACGGGACCTTCGGATACGTCTCCGACGCGGCGGTACGGACGATCGAACGGAAGGTCCTGTCATGGCGACGCACACTGGCGGGCTGA